The following proteins come from a genomic window of Nostoc sp. TCL26-01:
- a CDS encoding molecular chaperone → MKNLIQFFPKLSTISLGILGALALSTMPASAINVGVSPPRFQIDIKSNKTRSQAIKVINFDSKPVELKVYVRSWVMNEKNQIQPIPPSEQSLDQWIVYTPSRFIIPPGSSQTIRFAVRPRIQPQNGEHRAMIFIEEIPGNNPSSKGLQVIGKVGVAVYGYVGDIKRVGVLNAVNVDTKSNALNAIFDISNQGNASINLKGQYAIWPATKYPGADATKPVVNIEKPGSKIAEPVADAGFLPSVPVLPDNRRRVLLPITKNLPPGDYVLDINGELNGVAINKGIPFTVPFNSPVASNSRSRVQPNSTKLRDSLRNSQRRK, encoded by the coding sequence GTGAAAAATCTTATTCAGTTTTTCCCAAAACTTAGCACAATCTCTTTGGGTATATTAGGAGCGTTAGCTTTAAGCACAATGCCAGCATCAGCAATTAATGTTGGTGTTTCTCCGCCAAGATTTCAAATCGATATTAAGAGCAATAAGACACGCTCTCAAGCTATTAAGGTGATAAATTTTGATTCTAAACCAGTTGAGCTAAAAGTTTACGTACGCTCATGGGTGATGAATGAAAAAAATCAAATACAACCAATTCCTCCTAGTGAGCAGTCTTTAGACCAATGGATTGTTTACACACCTTCTCGCTTTATCATTCCCCCAGGCAGTTCACAAACCATTCGCTTTGCTGTTCGTCCTCGTATTCAACCGCAAAATGGTGAACATCGAGCGATGATCTTTATCGAAGAAATTCCTGGTAATAATCCCTCATCAAAAGGATTACAAGTAATTGGTAAAGTAGGTGTTGCTGTCTATGGTTATGTAGGAGATATCAAGAGAGTTGGTGTTTTAAATGCTGTGAATGTAGACACAAAATCGAATGCGCTGAACGCTATTTTTGATATTTCTAACCAAGGTAATGCTTCCATAAATCTGAAAGGTCAATATGCTATCTGGCCAGCTACTAAATATCCTGGTGCTGACGCAACAAAACCGGTGGTTAACATAGAAAAACCAGGTTCAAAAATTGCTGAACCTGTAGCAGATGCAGGCTTTTTACCTTCAGTACCAGTTTTACCTGATAATCGTCGTCGTGTCTTGCTACCAATCACTAAAAATTTACCTCCTGGTGACTATGTATTAGATATCAATGGAGAATTAAATGGTGTAGCAATTAATAAAGGTATACCTTTTACTGTGCCATTTAATAGTCCAGTGGCTAGTAATAGCAGGTCACGTGTTCAGCCAAATTCAACAAAACTGAGAGATTCTTTGAGAAATTCTCAGCGTCGCAAATAG
- a CDS encoding S-layer family protein — protein sequence MPSPYSGFPDPGSNTATALDTTSASYIGGSLTSTSNIFQDSLSSADRNDYYRFTVSSSSIVTLNLTGLAANSDADLYLLNSNGSNLKVASTSGNASESIRFTLNNQPANTSYYAQVYLVNSTVSTTYNLSLSAEAILDTGISDNSTTDANANRDISTSVNGSGYTATDFVGSPNTGLVQDSSDFYKFTLTNSGTVNINLTPSSGNADLRLLRGNGTTLKDSFFTGTTPDVISSYLASGTYYIRAYTSLDTTNYNLQVNFTADAPDTGGNTLAAATSITPPTTISDLVGTADNQDYYKFTLASSALVDIKFTSLSADANLFLQDQNGNNIQASAQSGTTLDFIRRSLNAGTYNILITAVSGVTSANYTLSVATQNIATDQAPNIGSAQNLGNLNGFITRNEFVGNIDINDYYKFTLGSTSNVNLNLSILSSYADTRLVNADVQILNSSNAQVGISNQAGNSSESISNLTLNAGTYYIRVYTINTAYDNNSINTFYTLDISAQGQVKKLEINPGAGSSNPSNLTALGNTLYFTSDDGGANGVQLWKSDGNTNTRLTNINGFNPSNLLVFNNKLYFTASNSTFGRELWEYNGTTASRISDINPNTGNSDPSNLTVVGSQLFLTAVDSSAVRKLWVYNGTTVSLADINPGFASSGTPTFTTAFNNRLLFTAQNNNQLWSTDGTVAGTQVINVGGVTNSTPRRLTVVGNTLYFTANNGTSGFEIWQYQSGTTASLVKDITAGNNSFAPDYLTAVGNTLYFVTDSNNDFNFELWKSDGTNSGTVRVKNNTAQAPNLGLGPINLTSVGNTLYFAANDPATGLELWKTDGTDANTSIIKDIWTGTNAGQPNNSTPTSLVNFNSTLAFAASDGTNREVWFSDGTASNTQKVSNIYATGIANPDKLTVVGTKLFFTATDGASGTELYVI from the coding sequence ATGCCAAGTCCTTATTCAGGATTCCCCGATCCAGGAAGTAACACAGCCACAGCTTTAGATACCACATCTGCATCTTATATTGGCGGTTCTCTCACTAGCACATCCAATATCTTTCAAGACTCCCTCAGCAGTGCTGACAGGAATGATTATTACAGATTTACTGTTAGCAGTTCTAGTATCGTCACCCTTAACCTCACTGGATTAGCTGCGAATAGTGATGCTGATTTATATTTACTCAATAGTAATGGCAGCAATCTGAAAGTTGCCAGTACCTCTGGTAACGCTTCAGAATCTATCCGCTTTACCCTCAACAACCAACCTGCTAACACCTCTTATTACGCCCAAGTTTATTTAGTCAATAGCACAGTCAGCACAACTTACAATTTAAGTTTATCAGCAGAGGCTATTTTAGATACGGGCATATCTGACAACTCCACTACAGATGCTAATGCTAATAGGGATATTAGTACATCTGTAAATGGTAGCGGCTACACCGCAACCGATTTTGTTGGTAGTCCAAATACAGGACTTGTTCAAGATAGTAGCGACTTCTACAAATTCACCTTAACTAACAGTGGGACTGTTAATATTAATCTCACCCCTTCCAGTGGTAACGCTGACTTGAGGTTGTTACGCGGTAATGGAACAACTCTTAAAGATAGTTTTTTCACAGGTACAACACCAGATGTTATCAGTAGTTATCTAGCATCAGGCACTTACTATATCCGGGCTTATACAAGTTTAGATACCACAAACTATAATTTACAGGTTAATTTTACTGCTGATGCTCCAGATACCGGAGGAAATACACTAGCGGCTGCTACTAGCATTACACCTCCTACCACCATATCAGATTTAGTCGGCACTGCTGATAACCAAGATTATTACAAATTCACCTTAGCTTCATCTGCTTTAGTTGACATTAAATTCACCTCACTTTCCGCAGATGCTAACTTGTTTCTACAAGATCAAAATGGTAACAATATTCAAGCTTCTGCTCAATCAGGAACAACTCTAGATTTTATTCGCCGTAGCTTAAATGCCGGCACTTACAATATCTTAATTACTGCTGTTTCTGGTGTTACATCAGCCAACTACACTCTGAGCGTAGCCACGCAAAATATAGCAACAGATCAAGCTCCCAATATCGGTTCAGCTCAAAATTTAGGTAATTTAAACGGTTTTATCACTCGCAATGAGTTTGTAGGCAATATAGACATTAATGATTACTATAAATTCACTCTTGGTAGCACTAGTAACGTCAATCTCAATCTCTCTATTTTGAGTAGCTATGCAGATACCCGATTAGTGAATGCAGATGTCCAGATACTCAATAGCAGTAATGCACAAGTAGGAATATCTAATCAAGCCGGAAATAGTAGCGAAAGCATTAGTAATCTAACGCTAAATGCTGGTACATACTATATTCGTGTCTACACCATTAATACAGCTTACGATAATAATTCAATCAACACATTCTACACCCTAGATATATCAGCCCAAGGACAAGTTAAAAAACTAGAAATTAATCCAGGTGCAGGTAGTTCTAATCCTAGCAATCTTACTGCCTTGGGTAATACCTTGTACTTTACCTCTGATGATGGTGGTGCAAATGGTGTTCAGTTATGGAAGAGTGATGGCAACACAAATACTCGTCTCACAAATATCAATGGTTTTAACCCCAGTAATCTCTTAGTATTTAACAATAAGTTATACTTCACGGCTAGTAATAGTACATTTGGTAGAGAGCTTTGGGAGTATAACGGTACAACTGCCAGTAGGATTAGTGATATTAATCCCAACACCGGTAATTCTGATCCTAGTAACTTGACTGTTGTTGGTAGTCAACTTTTCTTGACTGCCGTAGATAGTAGCGCCGTCAGGAAATTATGGGTGTATAACGGTACAACTGTTAGCCTAGCTGATATTAATCCTGGTTTTGCTAGTAGTGGCACACCCACTTTTACCACTGCTTTTAACAATCGGCTCTTGTTTACAGCCCAAAATAATAATCAATTGTGGTCAACTGATGGCACAGTAGCGGGTACACAAGTTATCAATGTGGGAGGCGTAACTAACTCCACTCCACGTAGATTAACTGTGGTTGGTAACACCTTGTACTTCACAGCTAATAACGGTACAAGTGGCTTTGAAATTTGGCAATACCAAAGTGGTACAACAGCCAGCTTAGTGAAGGATATTACAGCCGGGAATAATTCATTTGCACCAGACTATCTCACGGCTGTTGGCAATACGTTGTACTTTGTCACAGATAGTAATAATGACTTTAATTTTGAACTATGGAAGAGTGATGGCACTAATAGCGGCACTGTTAGAGTTAAAAATAACACCGCTCAAGCCCCCAATCTTGGACTTGGGCCTATTAACTTAACATCTGTTGGTAACACTCTTTACTTTGCAGCAAATGATCCGGCTACGGGTTTAGAACTATGGAAAACAGATGGTACAGATGCCAACACATCAATAATTAAAGATATTTGGACTGGTACAAACGCTGGCCAGCCCAACAATAGTACTCCTACTAGTCTCGTCAACTTCAATAGCACCCTGGCTTTTGCTGCTTCTGATGGCACAAACAGGGAAGTGTGGTTCAGTGACGGCACAGCTAGCAATACACAAAAGGTCAGCAATATTTACGCTACAGGAATTGCTAACCCAGATAAGCTAACTGTCGTTGGTACAAAACTGTTCTTCACTGCTACAGACGGAGCTAGTGGCACAGAATTATACGTGATTTAA
- a CDS encoding cell wall metabolism sensor histidine kinase WalK, with translation MFQATRRRLALWYTAVTAVLLLLFASGVYLYVRSTLVERIDDTLNHVVEIVERSLVIEPIDGDFEKFRINVEVSFRNNANTVEDDHIDLEWFSPTGELMWSTFSEPLNIPIHSDRNAETVHINKQAKERWEDSELLLRQITQRVEVGRQVLGYLRVSHPWFEVTKPSRQLIVDLALGTGLMVLSVGASGWFLSGKAMEPVGESYQRLKQFTADASHELRSPITLIQTNVQVALADLESAEVEAAVSFNYRQQLKVVERLTQRLGKLVNDLLFLARQDSGTSRDGFSSCPLDALLMEVVEEQQLLAKEKAIILNLHLIDPPTSETSLELLENWFTLMGNWDQLVRLFTNLIGNALQYTSIGGAVNVELARLDKNRYSMPFLQIKVSDTGVGIPSEALPRLFDRFYRVDPARTHKSRNIATDSATGSGLGLAIALAIVEHHQGQIQVESTVGQGTTFIVILPITLES, from the coding sequence ATGTTCCAAGCTACTCGCCGCCGTCTGGCTCTTTGGTATACTGCTGTAACGGCTGTTTTGCTGCTGCTGTTCGCTAGTGGTGTGTATTTGTATGTCCGCAGTACTCTAGTAGAACGGATTGACGATACCCTCAATCATGTGGTGGAGATAGTCGAGCGTTCTTTGGTGATTGAGCCAATTGACGGGGACTTTGAGAAATTTCGGATTAATGTTGAAGTCAGTTTTCGCAACAATGCCAATACCGTAGAGGATGACCACATTGATTTAGAGTGGTTTAGTCCGACTGGTGAGTTAATGTGGTCTACTTTTTCTGAGCCTCTAAATATTCCCATTCATAGCGATCGCAATGCCGAAACTGTACATATAAATAAACAAGCAAAGGAAAGATGGGAAGACTCAGAACTATTATTACGCCAAATTACCCAAAGAGTAGAAGTTGGAAGGCAAGTTTTGGGATATCTGCGTGTCAGCCATCCGTGGTTTGAGGTGACTAAACCTAGTCGGCAGTTAATTGTGGATTTGGCGTTGGGTACTGGCTTGATGGTGTTGTCTGTGGGTGCAAGTGGTTGGTTTTTGTCGGGTAAGGCGATGGAACCTGTAGGGGAATCATATCAACGTCTCAAGCAATTTACGGCTGATGCTTCCCATGAACTGAGAAGTCCCATAACTTTGATTCAAACTAATGTCCAAGTTGCTTTAGCAGATTTGGAATCGGCTGAGGTGGAAGCGGCTGTATCTTTTAACTATCGTCAACAGTTAAAGGTGGTGGAAAGACTAACGCAGCGCTTGGGTAAATTAGTTAATGATTTACTGTTTTTAGCACGACAAGACAGTGGTACTAGCAGAGACGGATTTTCATCTTGTCCATTAGATGCTTTGTTGATGGAGGTTGTAGAAGAACAGCAATTGTTAGCGAAAGAGAAAGCGATAATATTGAATCTGCATTTAATTGATCCGCCGACTTCGGAAACTAGCCTGGAATTATTGGAGAATTGGTTTACATTGATGGGTAATTGGGATCAATTGGTGCGATTGTTTACCAATTTGATTGGTAATGCTTTGCAATATACATCCATTGGTGGGGCGGTAAATGTAGAATTAGCACGCCTGGATAAAAATCGTTACAGTATGCCTTTTTTACAAATTAAGGTGAGTGATACGGGGGTAGGGATTCCCTCTGAGGCGCTACCACGGTTATTTGATCGCTTTTATCGAGTTGATCCTGCGCGCACACACAAGTCGAGAAATATCGCCACAGACAGCGCTACTGGTTCAGGATTAGGACTAGCGATCGCTCTAGCGATTGTGGAACATCACCAAGGACAAATTCAAGTTGAAAGTACTGTTGGTCAAGGTACTACTTTTATTGTCATATTACCTATAACTCTTGAGTCTTAA
- a CDS encoding DUF2267 domain-containing protein codes for MTTSIAQKDMPFLEKVKTKSGLSDIYDARDLTEVVFRVMRDLMTTEAADRVEAELHEPAEVSDDKSLQMEIADLWHDTNPIVGFLSRVRPPWQGPGIFKIDSDRFLFRVANEGGMPPNVDREQVVKAVFSATKDELSPERIAEIASWLPDKVLQLWQDA; via the coding sequence ATGACAACTTCCATTGCACAAAAAGATATGCCTTTTTTAGAAAAGGTAAAAACCAAGAGTGGTTTATCTGATATCTATGATGCTAGAGACTTAACAGAAGTTGTCTTTCGCGTAATGCGTGACTTGATGACGACAGAAGCTGCTGATAGAGTGGAAGCAGAATTACACGAACCAGCAGAAGTAAGTGATGATAAATCACTACAAATGGAAATTGCTGATTTGTGGCATGATACTAATCCTATTGTCGGATTTTTGAGTCGGGTACGTCCACCTTGGCAAGGCCCTGGTATTTTTAAAATTGATAGCGATCGCTTTTTATTCCGAGTCGCTAATGAAGGGGGAATGCCGCCAAATGTGGACAGAGAACAAGTAGTAAAAGCTGTATTTTCTGCAACAAAAGACGAACTATCACCAGAACGTATTGCAGAAATTGCTAGCTGGTTACCAGATAAAGTTCTTCAACTTTGGCAAGACGCATAA
- a CDS encoding lipopolysaccharide assembly protein LapB gives MTQRHLLLEQTVLDFVPKTRRNGLLALGQVKKFPFFCFYLLIVTSVLHPLAANAVDITEQLHRPLNSSFGRQSRDEADALLRVGEQQYASGYPDKAIDSGLQALDIYHWLSDYKAQGLTYDLLARAYIQLGRDKEGENALRRRLAIARDTQDFQAQIFALNNLATLLLQAGETVAAGNTVQEAITIAHNVKNIAGEGLSLSNFGLVTARLGDYNKAIKLYEKALTFRRQTRDTQGEINTLNNLGDAYLAAGNYPDTIGTYGAAMGMAKILGDRTNQLRSIDGLVTAHSAVGRYERAFELLQQRLIISQELQNQQEELNSFASYAQLYEQLGNYPTARNFYERAIILSQTLEDSKQEILLRDRLTQMLKNPK, from the coding sequence ATGACACAACGGCATTTGTTGCTAGAACAAACTGTTTTAGATTTCGTTCCTAAAACTAGACGTAATGGGTTGTTGGCTCTGGGCCAAGTTAAAAAATTTCCATTTTTTTGCTTTTATTTGTTAATTGTCACTTCTGTGCTGCATCCTCTAGCTGCAAACGCAGTTGATATTACTGAACAACTCCATCGTCCTTTAAATAGTTCTTTTGGCAGACAATCTAGAGATGAAGCAGACGCATTATTGCGGGTTGGTGAACAACAATACGCCTCTGGATATCCAGACAAAGCCATTGACTCTGGTTTACAGGCGTTGGATATTTATCACTGGCTGAGTGACTATAAAGCCCAGGGTTTAACTTATGATTTATTGGCAAGAGCGTATATTCAACTTGGTCGTGATAAAGAAGGTGAAAACGCTTTACGCCGAAGATTAGCGATCGCTCGTGATACTCAAGACTTTCAAGCTCAGATTTTTGCACTGAATAATCTGGCTACTTTGCTCTTACAAGCTGGTGAAACCGTAGCCGCAGGAAACACTGTTCAAGAAGCCATCACCATTGCTCACAATGTTAAAAATATTGCAGGTGAAGGTTTATCTCTGAGTAATTTCGGTTTAGTTACAGCTAGACTAGGAGATTACAACAAAGCCATTAAACTTTATGAGAAAGCTTTAACATTCCGCCGCCAAACCAGAGATACCCAAGGCGAAATCAATACTTTAAATAACTTGGGTGATGCTTACCTAGCAGCTGGCAATTATCCAGACACCATCGGTACGTATGGCGCAGCGATGGGTATGGCAAAAATTCTTGGCGATCGCACCAATCAATTACGATCAATTGATGGCTTAGTCACAGCTCACAGCGCTGTCGGACGTTATGAACGCGCCTTTGAATTACTCCAACAACGCCTCATCATCTCCCAAGAACTACAAAATCAGCAAGAAGAATTAAATTCTTTTGCATCCTACGCCCAACTATACGAGCAGCTAGGAAACTACCCAACCGCCCGTAATTTTTACGAAAGAGCCATCATCCTCTCACAAACTCTAGAAGATAGCAAACAAGAAATATTATTACGCGATCGCTTAACTCAAATGCTCAAGAATCCAAAGTGA
- a CDS encoding sigma-70 family RNA polymerase sigma factor, translating to MQIPHFPETNHPLVKSLFHHTDQELLDLFQHHPDAGKYFTVIFCRYSPIVYTLIQHSARSPVQADYLFALTWRHIYYELGGLDLHNPPPGQEALTLQNWLINITAVCINEIKLPPTEAIHYSLQATSPPLWCYVEQALDQLPPMLRLMVLMAQTFHWSETRIAAYLQAEGEKVTPAEVANFLQEGYRMLEDKLPADIRAIYLGEDLVPS from the coding sequence ATGCAAATTCCCCATTTTCCTGAAACTAATCATCCCCTGGTGAAGTCGCTATTTCACCACACTGACCAGGAATTACTGGATCTGTTTCAGCATCATCCGGATGCTGGTAAATACTTTACGGTAATTTTTTGTCGTTATAGCCCGATAGTTTACACCTTGATTCAACATTCGGCGCGATCGCCTGTACAAGCTGACTATCTATTTGCTCTGACTTGGCGACATATCTATTATGAACTCGGCGGACTGGATTTACATAACCCCCCACCAGGACAGGAAGCTTTAACTCTCCAGAATTGGCTGATTAATATCACAGCTGTCTGTATCAATGAGATTAAGTTACCGCCTACGGAAGCCATTCATTATTCCTTGCAAGCAACTTCACCCCCATTGTGGTGCTATGTCGAACAAGCATTAGACCAATTACCACCCATGTTACGGTTAATGGTTTTGATGGCACAAACTTTCCACTGGAGTGAGACTCGCATCGCTGCTTATCTCCAAGCTGAAGGTGAAAAGGTGACACCTGCCGAGGTAGCCAATTTTCTCCAGGAAGGTTATCGTATGCTAGAGGACAAATTACCCGCAGATATTCGCGCCATCTACTTGGGAGAGGATTTAGTGCCGTCGTAA
- a CDS encoding glyoxalase-like domain protein, with protein sequence MVIAVNVMSFLITPLTLGSFLPSLPLDSLMSTQGIMVILLAAYAGAMWLFLTSAPKVHTVMVSDLEIARQLYEGLLDLPAAEVPLHYYYNYEQTIGAAGIDPLYMSTSPSLSGRTMNSANDGLWYQLKKNTQLHVITGASLGVKNQQRHVCFDRDCLEMILMRVETRGLKFKIRNQKPLNFLIKDYEGRIIEVAEVAN encoded by the coding sequence ATGGTTATAGCAGTTAATGTGATGTCTTTCTTAATCACTCCTTTGACTTTAGGCTCTTTTTTACCCTCTCTCCCACTGGATAGCCTGATGTCCACCCAAGGCATTATGGTGATTTTGCTAGCAGCCTATGCTGGCGCTATGTGGCTATTCCTCACCAGTGCGCCCAAAGTGCATACTGTGATGGTGTCTGATTTAGAGATTGCCCGACAATTATATGAAGGGCTACTAGATTTGCCAGCCGCAGAAGTGCCATTACATTACTACTACAACTATGAACAAACCATAGGCGCAGCAGGTATTGATCCGCTATACATGTCCACCAGTCCCAGCTTGTCTGGTAGGACAATGAATAGTGCCAACGATGGACTGTGGTATCAATTGAAGAAAAATACTCAACTCCATGTGATTACTGGTGCAAGTTTAGGTGTAAAAAATCAACAGCGTCACGTTTGTTTTGACCGTGATTGTTTAGAAATGATTTTAATGCGAGTAGAAACACGCGGTTTAAAGTTCAAAATTCGTAACCAAAAGCCCTTAAATTTTCTCATCAAAGACTATGAAGGGCGGATTATTGAGGTAGCAGAAGTAGCAAATTAG
- a CDS encoding phosphodiester glycosidase family protein, translating into MIFKKIVALSIFVIIASLLSSCKKIDASSASKVTKTCPGKDAQFSMEFFKTNNRGKKFAKGINHVIIFNPRSAALDFKVNVGLSHKIYAKDAKGKIRREYIPKQFRELIADSNSTLNGKQPIAAINADYIDTNDQPQGLNISRGVEYSGDFKNKRSSFGISGGKPQARKATIQAGRREANILNYNLVGGNGRFYRQGKFKDICQDLGEFACRQATNRSMAAITNQGYVILLVNDLKANSSIEPSGINQELLPEQFDDVLAGIARNNCLGNIQEGILFDGGMSPGLYYNRKIYVENGGAIGSVFLIYQNAN; encoded by the coding sequence ATGATTTTCAAAAAAATAGTTGCTCTCTCTATATTTGTGATCATTGCCAGCTTGTTATCAAGTTGTAAAAAAATCGATGCTAGTTCCGCATCAAAAGTTACAAAAACTTGTCCTGGGAAAGATGCTCAATTTAGTATGGAGTTTTTTAAGACCAATAATCGTGGTAAGAAATTTGCTAAAGGGATTAATCATGTGATTATTTTTAATCCCAGATCAGCAGCATTAGATTTTAAAGTCAATGTTGGTTTGTCTCACAAAATTTATGCGAAAGATGCTAAAGGTAAAATTCGTCGAGAATATATTCCTAAACAATTTCGGGAACTGATTGCTGATAGTAACTCTACTCTCAATGGCAAACAACCAATAGCCGCAATTAATGCCGATTATATAGATACTAATGATCAACCCCAAGGTTTAAATATTTCTCGTGGAGTCGAGTATTCTGGAGATTTTAAAAATAAGCGTTCTTCCTTTGGCATATCTGGCGGTAAACCACAAGCACGCAAAGCTACAATCCAAGCTGGTAGAAGAGAAGCTAATATACTTAATTACAACTTAGTAGGTGGTAACGGCAGATTTTATCGCCAGGGTAAGTTTAAAGATATCTGCCAAGATTTAGGAGAATTCGCTTGCAGACAAGCCACTAACCGTTCTATGGCAGCTATTACAAATCAAGGCTATGTGATTCTATTAGTGAATGATTTAAAAGCTAATTCCAGTATTGAACCATCGGGAATTAATCAAGAGTTACTTCCAGAGCAATTTGATGATGTTTTAGCAGGTATTGCCCGTAATAATTGTTTAGGAAATATTCAAGAAGGTATATTATTTGATGGTGGGATGTCACCAGGATTGTATTACAACAGGAAAATATATGTAGAAAATGGTGGTGCGATCGGTTCAGTCTTTTTAATTTATCAAAACGCCAACTAA